The Apibacter raozihei genome contains a region encoding:
- the glpB gene encoding glycerol-3-phosphate dehydrogenase subunit GlpB → MTFDTVIIGGGLSGLISGIRLLQNKKKCAIISSGQSALHFFSGSFDLLNFLPNGEKVAYPQKEINKLIKNFPEHPYTKLGENEFNKLTEQAEQLLKQVGLHVQGSSEKNHFRITPLGELKPTWLTMPQFAITHNDSLLPWKKVCLINIKGFLDFHPEFVSEAFKAKGVKTEIQFFDLPELDRIRKNPSEFRSTNLSIILDKESSREKMIEDFSVFSKNSDALILPDCWGHKNSSLLSDVMKEIGKPIFLLPTFPPSLIGVYTQQFLKDCFTKLGGTYMLGDSVTEANIKNNRVTEVFTKNHGNIPFKADNVILSSGSFFSQGIIADMNKVYEPVFSLDTDFLEKRSDWYNRNLFENQKYQQFGVKTDNNFRGLKNGKPIDNLFVTGAILNGFNPIKEGCGAGVSILTALYVANQILIKEQTYESAGQ, encoded by the coding sequence ATGACTTTTGATACAGTAATTATAGGAGGAGGATTATCTGGTTTAATTAGCGGGATACGCTTACTACAAAACAAAAAAAAATGCGCAATTATATCTTCCGGACAAAGTGCCTTACATTTTTTTTCCGGCTCTTTTGATTTATTAAATTTTCTGCCAAATGGAGAAAAAGTTGCATATCCTCAAAAGGAAATTAATAAACTTATAAAAAATTTCCCCGAACATCCTTATACCAAATTAGGTGAAAATGAATTTAATAAGCTTACAGAACAAGCTGAGCAATTACTAAAACAAGTAGGACTACATGTCCAGGGCTCTTCAGAAAAAAATCATTTCCGAATAACACCTTTAGGAGAACTCAAACCAACCTGGCTTACAATGCCTCAGTTTGCTATTACACATAATGATTCATTGCTACCTTGGAAAAAAGTATGCCTTATTAATATTAAAGGTTTTCTGGACTTTCATCCAGAATTTGTATCGGAAGCTTTTAAAGCGAAAGGTGTCAAAACAGAAATTCAGTTTTTTGATCTTCCGGAACTGGATAGAATCCGTAAAAACCCAAGTGAATTCAGATCTACTAATCTTTCAATCATACTCGACAAAGAATCTTCACGGGAGAAAATGATTGAGGATTTTTCAGTTTTTAGTAAAAACTCTGATGCTTTAATACTTCCGGACTGCTGGGGTCATAAAAATAGTTCATTACTGTCAGATGTTATGAAAGAAATAGGAAAACCAATATTCCTGCTGCCTACCTTCCCCCCTTCGTTGATCGGAGTATACACCCAGCAATTTCTTAAAGACTGCTTTACTAAATTGGGTGGAACCTATATGCTCGGTGACTCTGTCACAGAAGCCAATATTAAAAATAACCGTGTAACCGAAGTATTCACAAAAAATCATGGAAATATCCCTTTTAAAGCAGACAATGTAATTCTTTCATCAGGTAGTTTTTTCAGTCAGGGAATAATTGCAGATATGAATAAAGTATATGAACCTGTTTTTTCGCTAGATACAGATTTTTTAGAAAAAAGAAGTGACTGGTATAACCGAAATCTGTTTGAAAATCAGAAATATCAACAATTCGGAGTAAAAACAGACAACAACTTTAGAGGATTAAAAAATGGAAAACCTATTGACAATTTGTTTGTAACAGGTGCAATACTAAATGGCTTTAACCCCATAAAAGAAGGCTGCGGTGCTGGTGTATCCATACTAACAGCTCTATACGTTGCTAATCAAATTTTAATTAAAGAACAAACCTATGAATCTGCTGGTCAATAA
- the glpA gene encoding anaerobic glycerol-3-phosphate dehydrogenase subunit A encodes MKTTTTASTHTEPWDVIIIGGGATGAGTARDCARRGLKTLMLERHDIATGATGRNHGLLHSGSRYAVTDRESAEECIKENMILKKIARHCVEKTDGLFLTLPEDDLSYQSKFIESCQAAGINVQAIDPKEALLREPSANPTIIGAVLVPDGTVDPFRLTLSNILDAKEHGAEILTYHEVLGLIKEQNRIIGVKIYDHVNKEEKDIYGNIIVNASGIWGQKIAEYADLKIKMFPAKGSLLIFGHRVNQMVLNRCRKPADADILVPGDTICLIGTTSTHVPFEEVDQMYVNPEEVDILLREGEKLSPSLVNTRILRGYAGVRPLVASDDDPSGRNVSRGIVLLDHEIRDGLEGFITITGGKLMTYRLMAEWATDLICKKLNNTTRCTTAEVNLPGSRLTKEEVNKKIISVPSSIRESAIYRMGDKAENLSCNTDIENSLVCECEEVSAGEVEYAFKELHVNNLIDLRRRTRVGMGTCQGELCACRAAGLMNQYSNLPANKCKESLSVFLNERWKGIRPIAWGDTLRESEFTSWIYEGVCGLNLSEEQLKNTKK; translated from the coding sequence TTGAAAACAACAACGACAGCATCTACTCATACGGAACCCTGGGATGTAATTATCATAGGAGGAGGAGCTACAGGTGCAGGAACTGCAAGAGATTGTGCTCGCAGAGGTTTGAAAACACTAATGCTGGAAAGACATGATATTGCTACTGGAGCCACGGGCAGAAATCATGGATTATTACACAGTGGAAGCAGGTATGCTGTAACTGATCGAGAGTCAGCAGAAGAATGTATAAAAGAAAATATGATTCTCAAAAAAATAGCCCGTCATTGCGTAGAAAAGACAGACGGTCTGTTCTTAACCTTACCTGAAGATGATTTAAGCTATCAGTCAAAATTTATAGAGTCATGCCAGGCAGCAGGAATAAATGTCCAAGCTATTGATCCAAAAGAAGCCTTACTCAGAGAACCTTCTGCTAATCCTACTATTATTGGGGCAGTACTGGTCCCTGACGGAACTGTTGATCCTTTCAGACTAACTCTATCAAACATTTTAGATGCTAAAGAACATGGTGCTGAAATACTAACCTATCATGAAGTTTTAGGATTAATAAAAGAACAAAATAGAATTATAGGAGTAAAAATTTACGATCATGTAAACAAAGAAGAAAAAGATATTTACGGAAACATCATTGTAAATGCCAGCGGCATTTGGGGGCAAAAAATAGCTGAATATGCAGATTTGAAAATTAAAATGTTCCCGGCAAAAGGTTCTTTACTGATTTTCGGACATCGTGTAAATCAAATGGTTTTAAACCGTTGTAGAAAACCTGCCGATGCAGATATTCTAGTTCCCGGTGATACGATATGCCTTATAGGAACAACCTCAACCCACGTACCTTTTGAAGAAGTAGATCAAATGTACGTTAACCCTGAGGAGGTTGACATACTCCTACGAGAAGGAGAAAAATTATCCCCATCACTTGTAAACACTCGCATACTAAGAGGTTACGCAGGAGTAAGACCTCTGGTTGCATCAGATGATGATCCTTCCGGCAGAAATGTTAGCCGCGGTATTGTACTCCTAGATCATGAAATTAGAGACGGATTAGAAGGTTTTATAACTATTACGGGCGGTAAACTAATGACATACAGATTAATGGCTGAATGGGCTACCGATTTAATCTGTAAAAAACTGAATAATACTACCCGATGTACAACTGCCGAAGTAAATCTTCCAGGCTCGCGACTTACAAAAGAAGAAGTAAATAAAAAAATTATTTCAGTTCCTTCTTCTATAAGGGAATCAGCTATCTATAGAATGGGTGATAAAGCTGAAAACTTATCCTGCAATACAGACATTGAAAACAGCCTGGTGTGTGAATGTGAAGAAGTATCTGCTGGTGAAGTTGAATATGCTTTCAAAGAACTACATGTTAACAACTTAATAGATCTGAGAAGAAGAACCCGGGTAGGTATGGGCACCTGTCAGGGAGAACTTTGTGCGTGCAGAGCTGCAGGACTTATGAATCAATATAGTAATTTACCTGCAAATAAATGTAAGGAATCCCTATCTGTATTTCTTAACGAAAGATGGAAAGGAATACGACCTATTGCCTGGGGAGATACCCTACGGGAAAGTGAGTTTACCAGCTGGATATACGAAGGGGTTTGTGGGCTGAACCTATCAGAAGAACAACTAAAAAATACAAAAAAATGA
- the menB gene encoding 1,4-dihydroxy-2-naphthoyl-CoA synthase, producing MARNWQTIKEYSDILFEYWEGIAKITINRPQVYNAFRPETNFQMLEAMDYCREHPEVDVIILTGAGDKAFCSGGDQNVKGVGGYVGEDGIPRLNVLDLHKKIREIPKPVIAMVNGYAIGGGHVLHVVCDLTIASENAKFGQTGPKVGSFDGGFGSSYLARSVGQKKAREIWFLCQQYTAQEALDMGMVNKVVSLEELENTTVEWCQIMQERSPLALRMIKRCLNAELDGQHGLMQLAGDATLMYYLMDEAQEGKKAFLEKRKPDFKKFPKFP from the coding sequence ATGGCAAGAAACTGGCAAACTATAAAGGAGTATTCCGATATATTATTTGAATACTGGGAAGGTATAGCAAAAATAACCATTAATCGTCCACAAGTATACAATGCTTTCAGACCGGAAACCAATTTTCAGATGCTGGAAGCAATGGATTATTGCCGTGAACATCCTGAAGTTGACGTAATCATTTTAACCGGTGCAGGTGATAAAGCTTTTTGTAGTGGAGGTGATCAGAATGTTAAAGGAGTGGGTGGCTATGTAGGTGAAGATGGAATTCCCAGATTAAATGTACTGGATTTGCATAAAAAAATTCGTGAAATTCCTAAACCTGTGATTGCCATGGTAAACGGATATGCTATTGGAGGCGGACACGTTCTTCATGTTGTCTGTGATTTAACCATAGCTTCAGAAAATGCTAAATTTGGACAAACAGGACCTAAAGTGGGTAGCTTTGACGGAGGTTTTGGTTCCTCTTACCTTGCACGAAGTGTGGGCCAGAAAAAAGCAAGAGAAATATGGTTTTTATGTCAACAGTATACAGCTCAGGAAGCTCTGGATATGGGGATGGTGAATAAAGTTGTTTCTTTGGAAGAACTTGAAAATACTACTGTAGAATGGTGTCAGATCATGCAGGAACGAAGTCCACTTGCTTTACGTATGATTAAAAGATGCCTGAATGCTGAACTGGATGGACAGCATGGATTAATGCAGCTAGCCGGTGATGCTACTCTTATGTATTATCTGATGGATGAGGCGCAGGAAGGTAAAAAAGCATTTCTTGAAAAACGAAAACCTGATTTTAAAAAATTTCCAAAATTTCCATAA
- a CDS encoding glycosyltransferase family 2 protein, whose translation MLISIVVPVYNAEKFLKKCLDSIINQTYKNFELILINDGSTDSSLNICKEYAENDSRICIINQTNKGVSITRNTGINSAKGEYICFIDSDDWVNPDYLKDYIDHLSSPSLLLVQDINRFTHNVFEPFSQGYANEIIDLNDQLDTFLNNYKYTQGYPFNKFYNLGILKKNSILFPEDLNINEDEIFYYNYLTHVNKLFFLKKANYNYYYREDSLSRTANFKSYYLYMVYYYNYFNELESKADPKFKEFLKNLKVENYNNKFIYAFRSVLYQEKSKKIRIENLKLLNQLPEDFINKIQPRTLLQKIDFFLLRKKFYSLLDTIILLKIRK comes from the coding sequence ATGTTAATATCTATAGTTGTGCCCGTTTATAATGCTGAAAAATTTTTAAAAAAATGTCTGGATAGTATTATTAATCAAACATATAAAAATTTTGAGTTAATCCTGATTAATGATGGATCCACAGATTCCAGCCTTAACATTTGTAAGGAATATGCTGAAAATGATTCTAGAATTTGTATTATCAATCAGACAAATAAAGGAGTTTCAATTACAAGAAATACCGGTATTAATTCAGCGAAAGGAGAATATATATGTTTTATTGATTCAGATGATTGGGTAAATCCAGATTATTTAAAAGATTATATAGATCATCTTTCAAGCCCCTCTCTGCTTTTAGTTCAAGACATTAACAGGTTTACTCATAATGTCTTTGAACCTTTTTCTCAAGGTTATGCTAATGAGATAATAGATCTTAACGATCAACTAGATACCTTTCTTAATAATTATAAATATACACAAGGGTATCCTTTTAATAAATTTTACAATCTTGGAATTCTGAAAAAAAACTCAATTTTGTTTCCAGAGGATTTAAATATAAATGAAGATGAAATTTTCTATTACAATTATCTAACCCATGTTAATAAACTATTTTTTTTAAAAAAAGCAAATTATAATTACTACTATCGTGAAGATTCTTTAAGCAGGACTGCTAACTTCAAGAGCTACTATTTATATATGGTGTATTATTATAATTACTTCAACGAACTAGAGAGTAAGGCTGATCCAAAGTTTAAGGAATTTTTAAAAAATCTGAAAGTTGAAAACTATAATAATAAATTTATCTATGCTTTTAGAAGCGTACTTTATCAGGAAAAATCAAAAAAAATAAGAATCGAAAATTTAAAACTTTTAAATCAACTTCCAGAAGATTTCATTAATAAAATTCAACCTAGAACACTATTACAAAAGATTGATTTTTTTCTTTTAAGAAAAAAATTCTATTCTCTTTTAGATACTATAATTTTATTAAAAATAAGAAAATAA
- a CDS encoding amino acid permease, which produces MNNSNENLKRHLTNRHIQLIAIGGAIGTGLFMGSGKTISLAGPSILLVYAIIGFIIFFVMRAMGELLLSNLKYKSFVDFVTDLLGPMAGFFMGWTYWFCWIVTGSADLIAISGYIEQLYPGLVAPWIPALLCVLLFFFLNLLTVKLFGETEFWFSIIKILAIALLILVGIFLIIYQFETPSGVTTSLSNIWNDGGIFPMGFTGFMAGFQIAAFAFVGVELVGTTAAEAKDPEKTLPKAINAIPVRVILFYVLALAVIMSVMPWRTIDPDKSPFITLFSFAGIAAAFHITYFVVLTSAASSANSGIFSTSRMLYGLSSSSKAPKIFNKLSKASVPAYGLTFSCACLIPAVFLLYIGNDDVMKAFTLVTTVATVLFVFVWSMILFSYIAFRKKRPELHKKSKFKVPGGLFSIYLSLLFFIILIVTFWFEGDTQQALIFTPLWFVILGICYFLIPKKIKSQWKPFSESE; this is translated from the coding sequence ATGAATAACTCAAATGAAAATTTAAAAAGACACCTCACCAACAGACATATCCAGTTAATTGCAATTGGTGGTGCTATAGGTACAGGATTGTTTATGGGTTCCGGTAAAACTATCAGCCTGGCAGGTCCTTCCATATTATTGGTTTATGCCATTATTGGTTTTATCATATTTTTTGTCATGCGTGCCATGGGAGAATTACTTTTATCGAATTTAAAATACAAGTCTTTTGTTGATTTCGTAACGGATTTACTAGGACCTATGGCTGGCTTTTTTATGGGATGGACCTATTGGTTCTGCTGGATTGTAACAGGAAGTGCTGATTTGATAGCTATATCCGGATATATAGAACAATTATACCCCGGATTGGTAGCTCCCTGGATTCCTGCATTGTTATGTGTTTTATTATTTTTCTTTCTTAATTTATTGACTGTAAAACTTTTTGGCGAAACTGAATTCTGGTTTTCTATTATTAAAATATTAGCCATAGCCCTGTTGATTCTGGTAGGTATTTTTTTAATTATCTATCAGTTTGAAACGCCATCAGGAGTTACGACTTCGTTATCGAATATTTGGAATGACGGGGGAATATTTCCAATGGGATTTACTGGCTTTATGGCTGGTTTCCAAATTGCTGCTTTTGCATTCGTAGGTGTTGAACTTGTAGGAACCACAGCAGCAGAGGCCAAAGATCCTGAAAAAACACTACCTAAAGCTATTAATGCCATTCCGGTCAGAGTAATCTTGTTTTATGTATTGGCCTTAGCTGTAATTATGTCTGTTATGCCATGGCGGACTATTGATCCGGACAAAAGCCCTTTTATAACACTATTTTCTTTTGCAGGTATTGCTGCGGCCTTCCATATTACCTATTTTGTTGTTTTAACCTCTGCCGCTTCATCAGCCAATAGCGGAATTTTTTCTACCAGCCGTATGTTATACGGTCTTTCTTCCAGCAGCAAGGCACCCAAAATATTTAATAAACTTTCAAAAGCATCGGTTCCGGCCTATGGTCTTACATTTTCATGTGCGTGCCTGATACCTGCAGTATTCTTACTGTATATAGGTAATGATGATGTAATGAAAGCTTTCACTTTAGTTACCACTGTAGCTACCGTACTATTTGTATTTGTATGGTCTATGATTTTATTTTCTTATATAGCATTTCGTAAAAAGAGGCCAGAACTTCATAAAAAATCCAAATTTAAAGTTCCCGGCGGATTATTTTCCATTTATCTATCTTTACTTTTCTTTATCATTCTTATTGTAACTTTTTGGTTCGAAGGTGATACTCAACAAGCTCTTATATTTACTCCCTTATGGTTTGTGATTTTAGGGATATGTTATTTCCTGATTCCTAAAAAAATAAAAAGTCAATGGAAACCTTTTTCCGAATCTGAATAA
- a CDS encoding alpha/beta fold hydrolase yields MENQILHSKIYEKPETTPMLIFHGLFGMLDNWGTLGKKFAEDREVHLIDLRNHGRSFHSDIMDYTSMSDDIVNYCNHYQLQKVILLGHSLGGKAVMECSIKHPSLVDKLIVVDMAPKAYPPHHQAVIKALQSVDFSRINDRKEVEEALSAYIQEPGIIQFLMKNVYRTDKEHFDFRFNLKSLTDNYTQLINKPISFGIYEGPALFIAGENSNYILKQDEFYIRQQFPKEKLEVIPKASHWVQADNPVAFYDAVNHFLNV; encoded by the coding sequence ATGGAAAATCAGATTTTACACTCAAAAATATATGAAAAGCCGGAAACAACCCCTATGTTAATATTTCATGGGTTATTTGGTATGCTGGATAACTGGGGAACATTGGGTAAGAAATTTGCAGAAGACCGGGAAGTTCATCTTATTGATCTGCGCAACCATGGAAGAAGTTTTCATTCTGACATTATGGATTATACTTCTATGTCTGACGATATTGTGAATTACTGCAACCACTACCAGTTACAAAAAGTTATTTTACTGGGTCATTCATTAGGAGGTAAAGCTGTAATGGAATGCTCAATCAAGCATCCCTCATTGGTTGACAAACTCATAGTGGTAGATATGGCACCCAAAGCATATCCACCTCATCATCAGGCAGTCATTAAAGCATTGCAGAGTGTGGATTTTTCCCGAATCAACGACCGTAAAGAAGTAGAAGAAGCATTGTCTGCCTATATTCAGGAGCCGGGTATTATTCAGTTTTTAATGAAGAATGTTTACCGTACAGATAAAGAGCACTTCGATTTTCGATTTAACCTCAAATCTCTAACCGATAACTATACTCAGCTAATCAATAAACCTATATCGTTTGGTATCTATGAGGGGCCTGCATTATTTATTGCAGGAGAAAATTCCAATTATATACTAAAACAAGATGAATTTTATATCAGACAGCAGTTTCCTAAAGAAAAACTGGAAGTAATACCTAAGGCATCACACTGGGTTCAGGCGGACAATCCTGTTGCGTTTTATGATGCGGTAAATCATTTTTTAAATGTGTAA
- the lpxB gene encoding lipid-A-disaccharide synthase: MKYYIIAGEASGDLHGSNLMKAIKNEDSQAEFRFWGGDLMQAQGGDMVKHYKELAFMGFAEVIMNLRTILGNIRFCKKDILQYRPDCVIFIDYPGFNLRICEFVKKAGIKTFYYISPQVWAWKSGRVKTIKKYVDRMFVILPFEKDFYKKYDYTVDFVGHPLLDVLKDMPDLNESEFRKTHGLSTKPIIALLPGSRKQEIRKMLSAMLSVEKDFTEYEFVIAGAPSMDKEFYQQFLSSHVKIVSNQTYSLLRISQAALVTSGTATLETALLNVPEVVCYKGSRISYEIAKRLIKHIRYISLVNLIMDRLVVQELIQNDLNYNNLKKELTKITQSDYQKKLKKEYDELRHKLGDLGASKNTAHLLVEELKKG, from the coding sequence ATGAAATATTATATTATTGCAGGCGAGGCTTCTGGAGACTTACACGGATCCAATTTAATGAAAGCAATTAAGAATGAAGATTCTCAGGCTGAATTTCGCTTCTGGGGAGGGGATTTGATGCAAGCCCAGGGAGGTGATATGGTAAAGCATTATAAAGAATTGGCGTTTATGGGATTTGCAGAAGTTATTATGAATCTGAGAACTATCCTCGGAAATATTCGATTCTGTAAAAAAGATATTCTTCAATATCGTCCGGATTGCGTTATTTTTATTGATTATCCGGGTTTTAATCTCAGAATATGTGAATTTGTCAAAAAAGCAGGAATTAAAACTTTTTATTATATATCGCCGCAGGTTTGGGCATGGAAATCAGGAAGGGTGAAAACCATCAAAAAGTATGTAGATCGTATGTTTGTGATTCTTCCCTTTGAAAAGGATTTTTACAAGAAATATGATTATACGGTTGATTTTGTAGGTCATCCTTTGCTGGATGTATTAAAAGATATGCCGGATTTGAATGAATCTGAATTCAGGAAAACCCATGGTCTTTCCACAAAACCTATCATTGCTTTACTTCCGGGAAGCAGGAAGCAGGAAATCAGAAAAATGCTTTCAGCTATGCTCTCCGTTGAAAAAGATTTTACGGAATATGAGTTTGTCATTGCAGGTGCTCCATCCATGGATAAAGAGTTTTACCAGCAGTTTTTAAGCTCTCATGTTAAAATTGTATCCAATCAAACCTATAGCCTTTTAAGAATTTCTCAGGCTGCTTTAGTAACCTCCGGAACAGCAACACTTGAAACGGCTTTATTAAATGTGCCGGAGGTTGTCTGTTATAAAGGAAGCAGGATTTCTTACGAAATAGCAAAACGCTTAATTAAACATATACGGTACATATCACTCGTTAATCTGATAATGGATCGTTTAGTAGTACAGGAGCTTATACAAAATGATTTGAATTATAATAATTTAAAAAAGGAATTAACAAAAATTACCCAGAGTGATTATCAGAAAAAACTAAAGAAAGAGTATGACGAACTCAGGCATAAACTTGGAGATTTGGGAGCATCTAAAAATACCGCTCATTTATTGGTAGAAGAGTTAAAAAAAGGATAA
- the tsaB gene encoding tRNA (adenosine(37)-N6)-threonylcarbamoyltransferase complex dimerization subunit type 1 TsaB, which yields MHILHIESSSKNCSVSLGTNGKLNSLCEEISLDFKHNEKLHTFVEWALEGAEIELKDLHAVSVGKGPGSYTGLRIGVASAKGFCFGNDIPLLSINSLYSLAFPFFHLEYDFIIPVMDARRMEVYTCVYDPTGNEVESTHPHVLAKSSFEKYRDKKILFVGDAVEKTQSFFRDLDPNLQNFFTYELSYPSAKNMIEASFQKYNSKQWEDVAYFDPLYLKEWK from the coding sequence ATTCATATCCTTCACATCGAAAGCTCATCAAAAAACTGCTCTGTATCCCTCGGAACTAATGGAAAGCTGAATTCTTTATGCGAGGAAATTTCTCTGGATTTCAAACATAATGAAAAATTGCACACTTTTGTGGAATGGGCTCTGGAAGGTGCTGAAATAGAACTAAAGGATCTTCATGCTGTTTCGGTAGGCAAAGGTCCCGGCTCCTACACGGGTCTACGAATTGGTGTTGCCTCGGCTAAAGGATTTTGTTTTGGTAACGATATTCCGCTTCTTTCCATTAATTCTTTATATTCATTAGCTTTTCCTTTTTTTCATTTGGAATACGACTTTATTATTCCCGTTATGGATGCGCGAAGAATGGAAGTGTATACCTGCGTATACGACCCGACAGGAAACGAAGTTGAAAGCACCCACCCGCACGTCCTTGCCAAATCTTCATTTGAAAAATACAGAGATAAAAAAATACTTTTTGTAGGAGATGCTGTAGAAAAAACTCAATCTTTCTTCAGAGATCTTGATCCGAATTTGCAAAATTTTTTCACATACGAACTCTCATACCCCTCTGCTAAAAACATGATTGAAGCTTCTTTCCAAAAATATAATTCTAAACAATGGGAAGACGTTGCTTACTTCGATCCGCTATATCTAAAAGAGTGGAAATAA
- a CDS encoding LptF/LptG family permease — translation MINILDRYIIRNFLGTLFFMLILLIAIFVIIDIQSNYQDFNENGFSIVDTLRMYYPYYVVWAVNVFASILVFISVIYFTSRLTNNTEIVAITSSGTSFFRFSRPYLLVGIFIASLSLVTNHFLLPWANIKKNEFNVKTLTGSKREAYFANQNISSQISPTEYLFVNSYNRQSQRGIGFMYQKFNSQRVLLQEIRATEIYWSDKDNTYVLGGYFEKTYSDKGKILTLKNGQTLKKHFNFTPDELLPEAFVAETMNTPELLKFIKKEKMKGANNVNIYLNELHQRTSASVAVLILTFLALSLSSTKRRGGIGLNLAIGISSAFLYIFSFQALQVFSSKGIMPSWFAVWLPNFVFGIVTLILYFKRAYA, via the coding sequence ATGATAAACATACTTGATCGATATATTATCCGTAACTTTCTGGGAACGCTTTTTTTTATGCTTATCCTTCTTATCGCAATTTTTGTGATTATTGATATTCAGAGCAACTATCAGGATTTTAACGAAAACGGATTCAGCATTGTAGATACCTTACGGATGTATTATCCGTATTACGTGGTTTGGGCGGTTAATGTTTTTGCCTCCATTCTGGTATTTATTTCGGTTATTTATTTTACTTCACGACTAACCAATAATACGGAAATTGTAGCTATTACCAGTTCGGGAACCAGCTTTTTCCGGTTTTCACGCCCCTATTTACTCGTGGGCATTTTTATAGCCTCTCTTTCCTTGGTGACCAACCACTTTCTCCTTCCGTGGGCGAATATTAAAAAAAATGAATTTAATGTAAAAACTCTTACCGGTAGTAAAAGGGAAGCTTATTTTGCGAACCAGAACATCTCATCACAAATATCGCCTACAGAATATTTGTTTGTAAACAGCTACAATAGACAGTCTCAAAGAGGTATCGGCTTTATGTATCAGAAATTTAACTCTCAGAGAGTTTTACTGCAAGAAATACGTGCCACTGAAATATACTGGTCTGATAAGGATAACACTTATGTTTTAGGCGGATATTTTGAAAAGACCTATTCTGATAAAGGAAAAATCCTTACACTTAAAAACGGACAAACCCTAAAAAAACATTTTAATTTTACTCCCGACGAGCTTCTTCCGGAAGCCTTTGTTGCAGAAACCATGAATACTCCGGAACTGCTGAAATTCATTAAGAAAGAGAAGATGAAAGGCGCTAATAACGTAAATATTTATCTTAATGAACTGCACCAGAGAACCAGCGCTTCTGTAGCTGTTTTGATCCTTACCTTTTTAGCTCTTTCATTGTCTTCGACTAAGCGAAGAGGGGGTATCGGGTTAAACCTGGCCATAGGTATTTCATCTGCCTTTCTCTATATATTTTCATTCCAGGCACTTCAGGTTTTTTCTTCCAAAGGAATTATGCCTTCCTGGTTTGCTGTATGGCTTCCGAATTTTGTATTTGGAATCGTTACCCTGATTTTATATTTTAAACGTGCCTATGCATAA